The proteins below are encoded in one region of Clostridium pasteurianum DSM 525 = ATCC 6013:
- a CDS encoding IS91 family transposase — protein MQGVIKQIFVDNWEKFSEIYKGKIRANISREVDKMINCKSLDNGFIEFKCENCGHIKRVGFSCKSRFCTSCGKKKSEEWSDEMVARLINSKHRHMVFTIPQELRIYFARDRKLLSLLPKCSAKAIMSWFRDLNKKECFTPGIISVIHTFGRDLKWNPHVHLIVTEGGAGEITIWRNTKHINYTALRKRWQKILLDEIGINLKSGKKEFKKLKNKLYKRLENGFYVYGKGEIKTAKQAGKYVGRYTARPAIAESRIIKYDGKKVTFRYERHEDGEEVVEEIDVIDFIGRVIRHIPEKNFKMIRYYGIYAKNTRHKNKFFKLVNEKVAEFKRKINNWQTRILLTFGVNPLKCEKCGTQMKFHDIYYKNVSVREKFKEKIIGENKIKIEEIMYNYGVIKGIIRDKIEPLYV, from the coding sequence ATGCAAGGTGTTATAAAACAAATATTTGTGGATAATTGGGAAAAATTCAGTGAGATATATAAAGGGAAAATTAGAGCTAACATAAGTAGAGAAGTTGATAAGATGATTAATTGTAAATCCTTAGATAATGGATTTATTGAGTTTAAGTGTGAAAATTGTGGTCATATAAAAAGAGTTGGATTTAGCTGTAAAAGTAGATTTTGTACCTCATGTGGTAAGAAAAAATCTGAAGAATGGTCTGATGAAATGGTGGCAAGACTTATTAACTCAAAGCATAGACATATGGTATTTACAATTCCACAGGAACTTAGAATATATTTTGCTAGGGATAGAAAACTATTATCATTATTACCTAAATGTTCAGCAAAAGCAATTATGAGCTGGTTTAGAGATTTAAATAAAAAAGAATGTTTTACACCAGGAATAATCTCAGTAATTCATACTTTTGGAAGAGACTTAAAATGGAATCCACATGTTCACTTAATTGTCACCGAAGGTGGTGCTGGAGAAATTACAATTTGGAGGAATACAAAACATATAAATTATACAGCACTAAGGAAAAGATGGCAAAAAATATTGTTAGACGAAATAGGAATTAATCTTAAAAGTGGAAAAAAAGAATTTAAAAAATTAAAAAATAAGCTATATAAAAGGTTAGAGAATGGATTTTATGTATATGGAAAAGGTGAAATAAAAACAGCAAAGCAAGCAGGAAAGTATGTTGGAAGATATACAGCAAGACCAGCTATCGCTGAATCAAGAATAATAAAGTATGATGGTAAAAAAGTAACTTTTCGTTATGAAAGACATGAAGATGGTGAAGAAGTTGTAGAGGAAATAGATGTTATTGATTTTATAGGTAGAGTAATAAGACACATACCAGAAAAGAATTTTAAGATGATAAGATATTATGGAATATATGCTAAAAACACAAGACATAAAAATAAATTTTTTAAGTTGGTAAATGAAAAAGTTGCTGAGTTCAAAAGAAAAATTAATAATTGGCAAACAAGAATACTTCTTACATTTGGAGTGAATCCATTAAAATGTGAAAAGTGTGGAACACAGATGAAATTTCATGATATATACTATAAAAATGTAAGTGTAAGAGAAAAATTTAAAGAGAAAATAATAGGTGAAAACAAAATAAAAATTGAAGAGATAATGTACAATTATGGTGTGATTAAGGGAATAATTCGTGATAAAATAGAGCCATTATATGTATAA
- a CDS encoding ABC transporter permease gives MKKFKFMKYKPSSWGLLSFISVLLVILPCMYILFHIFDKPNENWYHIKAFLLKDYIINTIKIVIATGFFTMIIGTTLAWLIAAYDFPCKRIFKWALILPLTIPTYIAAYTYNGIFNYTGVVQIFLRNVMKMNLDPKYFDIMSIKGVVFIFTIFLFPYVYMITRSFLEKQSATLIENARLLGRGGSDIFIHVILPISRGAIVGGTSLVLLEVLNDFGVVSYFGVQTFSTAIFKTWFSLGDTSTAVKLASMLMVTVFIVLIIEKWLRGRKKYSYTTAKVREIVPVKLKGVKAVGALLYCFSILSMGFIIPLLQLSHWSILTYKKILNFKFVGFMFNSIWLSIIVAVLIIVMSVVIANFCRINSHWISKVFSKISIMGYSIPGAVIAIGVILLMVSVDRKMVGIYKDIDSSSKTLVLSTSVFMLVFAYTIRFLAIGYQAIESGFDKIGMKFSEASRTLGYGVTKTFFKVDLPMMKPALISGFALVFVEIVKELPLTLILRPFNFNTLATKTYEYANDEMIHEASIPSLIIILVSIVSVYLLYRIENKERR, from the coding sequence TTGAAGAAATTTAAATTCATGAAATATAAGCCAAGCTCCTGGGGACTTTTAAGTTTTATATCTGTACTTTTGGTGATTTTGCCATGTATGTATATATTATTTCATATATTTGATAAACCAAATGAAAACTGGTATCATATTAAAGCTTTTCTTTTGAAAGATTATATTATAAATACTATAAAGATAGTTATTGCTACTGGATTTTTTACAATGATAATTGGAACTACATTGGCCTGGTTAATTGCCGCTTATGATTTTCCCTGTAAAAGAATTTTTAAATGGGCACTTATTCTACCTCTCACAATACCCACCTATATAGCTGCTTATACATATAATGGGATATTTAATTACACTGGAGTAGTACAGATATTTCTTAGAAATGTTATGAAGATGAATTTGGATCCTAAATATTTTGACATAATGTCAATAAAAGGTGTAGTGTTTATATTTACAATTTTTTTGTTTCCTTATGTTTATATGATAACTAGATCATTTCTTGAAAAGCAATCTGCTACACTTATTGAGAATGCAAGGCTTCTTGGAAGAGGAGGCAGTGATATTTTTATACATGTAATTTTGCCTATATCTCGTGGAGCTATTGTTGGAGGTACTTCATTAGTACTGCTTGAGGTACTTAATGATTTTGGTGTAGTATCTTATTTTGGAGTACAAACCTTTAGTACAGCTATATTTAAAACCTGGTTTTCCTTAGGAGATACCAGTACTGCAGTAAAACTGGCTTCTATGTTGATGGTTACAGTGTTTATTGTATTAATTATAGAGAAGTGGCTGCGAGGAAGAAAAAAATATAGCTATACTACAGCTAAAGTGAGAGAAATTGTTCCTGTAAAATTAAAAGGGGTAAAAGCTGTAGGAGCACTTCTTTACTGCTTTAGTATTTTAAGTATGGGTTTTATTATACCACTGCTTCAACTAAGTCACTGGAGTATTTTAACTTATAAAAAAATACTTAATTTTAAATTTGTAGGCTTCATGTTTAATTCTATATGGCTGAGTATTATAGTAGCAGTACTTATAATAGTTATGTCTGTAGTTATTGCAAATTTTTGCAGAATAAATAGTCATTGGATTTCTAAGGTTTTTTCTAAAATATCTATTATGGGATACTCTATTCCTGGTGCGGTTATTGCAATTGGAGTAATTCTTCTAATGGTAAGTGTAGATCGAAAGATGGTAGGGATTTATAAGGATATTGATTCTAGCTCAAAGACACTTGTGTTGAGTACAAGTGTGTTCATGTTAGTTTTTGCTTACACTATAAGATTTTTAGCAATAGGTTATCAAGCCATTGAATCAGGATTTGACAAAATAGGAATGAAGTTTTCAGAAGCTTCAAGGACATTGGGGTATGGTGTTACTAAAACATTTTTCAAAGTGGACTTACCTATGATGAAACCAGCATTAATCAGCGGTTTTGCATTAGTTTTTGTTGAAATAGTAAAGGAACTTCCATTAACTTTAATTTTGAGACCTTTTAATTTTAATACTTTAGCAACAAAGACCTATGAATATGCCAATGATGAAATGATACATGAAGCTTCAATTCCATCACTTATTATAATACTTGTTAGTATTGTTTCAGTATATTTACTTTATAGAATAGAAAATAAGGAGAGAAGATAA
- a CDS encoding C-GCAxxG-C-C family protein — translation MNNKVEQAVWKFSRGVNCAQSVLLTYCNELNLDMNSILKLGNGLDEKLYKSEVCGAVTGAIMVLGLKYGNNTNIDSASEEKVYEMINLFRERFQKMNCSTICKDLIGCNLRQKGMRDYAIQKGVFKDICPKLIKDAIDIIEELKC, via the coding sequence ATGAATAATAAAGTAGAACAAGCTGTATGGAAATTTAGCAGAGGAGTTAATTGTGCTCAAAGTGTATTGTTAACTTATTGTAATGAATTGAATTTAGATATGAATTCAATTCTAAAATTAGGAAATGGTTTAGATGAAAAACTGTATAAAAGTGAAGTTTGTGGAGCAGTAACTGGGGCAATAATGGTTTTAGGCTTAAAATATGGAAATAATACAAATATAGATAGTGCATCAGAAGAAAAAGTTTATGAAATGATTAATCTTTTTAGAGAAAGATTTCAGAAAATGAATTGTTCAACCATATGCAAAGATTTAATTGGATGTAATTTAAGGCAAAAAGGTATGAGGGATTATGCTATACAAAAAGGTGTATTTAAGGATATATGTCCTAAGCTTATTAAAGATGCCATTGATATTATAGAAGAACTTAAGTGTTAA
- a CDS encoding Fe(3+) ABC transporter substrate-binding protein, which translates to MKKKRIIISLAAALLTTAILAGCGRAASTNTSEGENKKEQVVNVYSERNYDTDKQLFADFTKQTGIKVNVVEGTADELLERLTREGKDTEADMFVTADVGRLHRAKEQGLLQSSLSDTISKNVPENLRDKDGQWIGLTVRARVIVYDKERVKPEQLSTYEDLTSPKWKGKVVVRSSSSVYNQSLLASFIAINGEEKAKEWAKGIVANLAREPKGNDRDQAKAIVSGVGDVAIMNTYYIGKMINSSDAEEVNAAKKVGVFFPNQVTNGTHINVSGTGITKSSKNKENAVKLIEFLSGAEAQKSFAEANFEYPVNKAVEPSELLKSWGEFKTQDINLTKLGEYNKKAVEIMNVVGWK; encoded by the coding sequence ATGAAGAAAAAAAGAATAATAATATCATTAGCAGCAGCACTTTTAACAACAGCAATTTTAGCAGGATGTGGTAGAGCAGCATCTACAAACACTTCTGAAGGGGAAAACAAAAAGGAGCAGGTTGTTAACGTATATTCTGAGAGAAATTATGACACTGATAAACAGCTTTTTGCAGATTTTACAAAACAGACAGGCATTAAGGTTAATGTAGTTGAAGGAACCGCAGATGAGTTGCTGGAGAGGCTAACAAGGGAAGGTAAGGATACTGAGGCTGATATGTTTGTAACAGCGGACGTAGGAAGATTACATAGGGCTAAAGAGCAAGGACTTTTGCAGTCCTCTTTATCAGACACTATATCAAAAAATGTTCCGGAGAATTTAAGGGACAAGGATGGCCAATGGATAGGCTTAACAGTAAGAGCAAGAGTTATTGTTTATGATAAAGAGAGAGTAAAGCCTGAGCAGTTATCAACTTATGAAGATTTAACAAGTCCAAAGTGGAAAGGTAAAGTTGTAGTTAGATCTTCAAGCAGTGTTTATAATCAATCGCTACTTGCTTCTTTTATAGCAATAAATGGTGAAGAAAAAGCCAAAGAATGGGCAAAGGGAATCGTAGCGAATCTTGCAAGAGAACCAAAGGGAAATGATAGAGATCAGGCTAAAGCAATAGTATCAGGTGTAGGTGACGTTGCAATAATGAACACATATTATATAGGAAAGATGATTAATTCCTCTGATGCTGAAGAAGTGAATGCAGCTAAGAAGGTAGGAGTTTTCTTTCCAAATCAAGTAACTAACGGAACACATATAAATGTAAGTGGTACTGGGATTACAAAGAGTTCTAAAAATAAGGAAAATGCAGTTAAGTTAATAGAATTCTTATCAGGTGCAGAAGCTCAAAAGAGCTTTGCAGAAGCCAATTTTGAATATCCTGTAAATAAGGCTGTTGAACCTTCAGAACTTCTTAAGTCTTGGGGAGAATTTAAAACTCAAGATATAAACTTAACAAAACTTGGCGAGTACAATAAGAAGGCAGTAGAAATAATGAATGTAGTAGGTTGGAAATAA
- a CDS encoding C40 family peptidase — protein sequence MNRRILSVILALGIVFTANVRTLAAPSLDDQLNQSQDKYKQSQNMINEAQKKINDIEIKIEMLDNEIQKNMAEIDNTKNKIAKTEDSINNARKSIERSEQDIKAEKELYNKRMRAMYISGNSEYINILLDSKGVSDFVSKVETIKSVAKFNDKIISNLSVRRQAIQDKKDKLERDKEKLVVLKVENEKKVNELNNKKSEQQPLIAEARAQESAAIELSTSTKAQIDGIKQKIAEVKAAEARAAEQAAQQQAAAASNSNNSGNQTSSAKNITASSNNNISINRGGAVPSNSSGNSIIAYASNFLGTPYVWGGTSPNPGFDCSGFTQYVYAKFGISIGRTTYDQINDGVAVSRDQLQPGDLIFFGSWGDPHHVGMYAGNNMYIHAPRTGDVIKISPLTRSDYLTARRVK from the coding sequence TTGAATAGGAGAATACTTTCTGTTATTTTAGCATTAGGAATAGTTTTTACAGCTAATGTTAGAACTTTAGCCGCGCCATCTTTAGATGATCAGCTCAATCAATCACAAGATAAATATAAGCAAAGTCAGAATATGATAAATGAGGCACAAAAGAAGATTAATGATATAGAAATAAAAATAGAGATGCTGGATAATGAAATTCAGAAGAATATGGCTGAAATTGATAATACAAAAAATAAGATAGCTAAAACAGAAGACAGTATAAATAATGCAAGAAAGAGTATTGAAAGATCAGAACAGGATATAAAGGCTGAAAAAGAACTCTATAATAAGAGAATGAGAGCCATGTACATTAGTGGCAATAGTGAATACATAAATATTTTATTGGATTCTAAAGGTGTAAGCGATTTTGTTTCTAAGGTTGAAACAATAAAAAGTGTAGCAAAATTTAATGATAAGATAATATCTAATTTAAGTGTGAGAAGGCAAGCAATTCAGGATAAAAAGGACAAGCTTGAAAGGGATAAAGAAAAATTAGTTGTATTAAAAGTTGAAAATGAGAAAAAAGTAAATGAGTTAAATAATAAGAAATCAGAACAACAGCCTCTTATTGCAGAAGCAAGAGCACAGGAAAGCGCAGCAATTGAATTAAGCACTTCTACAAAAGCTCAAATTGATGGAATAAAGCAAAAAATTGCAGAAGTTAAAGCAGCTGAGGCTAGAGCAGCTGAACAGGCGGCACAGCAGCAAGCAGCGGCAGCTTCAAACTCCAATAATTCAGGAAATCAGACAAGTTCAGCAAAAAATATTACCGCAAGTAGTAATAACAATATAAGTATAAATAGAGGTGGAGCAGTACCTTCTAATTCTTCAGGTAATTCAATTATAGCTTATGCTTCTAACTTTTTAGGAACTCCATATGTTTGGGGAGGAACATCTCCAAATCCTGGATTTGATTGCTCGGGATTTACTCAATATGTGTATGCAAAATTTGGAATATCCATTGGAAGAACTACCTATGATCAAATAAATGATGGAGTAGCTGTGTCAAGAGATCAGCTTCAACCGGGTGATTTGATTTTCTTTGGAAGTTGGGGTGACCCTCATCATGTAGGTATGTATGCTGGTAATAATATGTACATACATGCACCTCGTACAGGAGATGTAATAAAGATATCACCATTAACTAGAAGTGATTATTTAACAGCTAGAAGAGTAAAATAA
- a CDS encoding asparaginase yields the protein MKNILIIFTGGTISMKRDKNINASVPSMCGKDILDLIPNVDNIANIHCMDFSTIPSPHITPEKMLELSKMISEKAKVYDGIVVTHGTDSLEETAYLVDLTCNTSNPVIFTGAMKSSSELGWDGAANLVTAVLTAASESAKNKGVLVIMNGEIHCAAQVTKTNTHSLDTFKSLDFGPIGFVDNNKPYFYFDYSKSEYISVSKIESGVSLIKCACGMDYKLIKFCVDSGTKGIVIEGMGSGNIPPGMLPGIDYAINRNIPIILVSRCITGKVSDSYGYKGGGKDLTNRGVILGGNLNGQKARIKLMAALGFTNDLCEIKKIFKQNYYK from the coding sequence ATGAAAAACATTCTTATTATATTTACTGGTGGAACTATATCAATGAAAAGAGATAAAAATATAAATGCATCCGTTCCATCTATGTGTGGTAAAGATATATTAGATCTAATCCCAAATGTAGACAATATAGCCAACATTCACTGTATGGATTTTTCTACTATCCCAAGTCCCCATATAACTCCAGAAAAGATGCTGGAATTATCAAAAATGATAAGTGAAAAGGCTAAAGTTTATGATGGTATAGTGGTAACTCACGGAACTGATTCACTTGAAGAAACTGCATATTTAGTGGATTTAACTTGTAATACTTCAAATCCTGTAATTTTTACAGGAGCAATGAAAAGCAGCTCTGAGCTTGGATGGGATGGTGCTGCAAATTTAGTGACTGCTGTTCTTACAGCAGCATCTGAAAGTGCTAAAAACAAAGGGGTTTTAGTTATAATGAATGGTGAAATTCACTGTGCTGCCCAGGTAACAAAGACCAATACTCATTCTCTAGATACCTTTAAAAGTTTGGATTTTGGTCCTATAGGTTTTGTTGACAATAACAAGCCATATTTTTATTTTGATTATTCAAAATCTGAATATATATCTGTATCAAAAATTGAAAGTGGTGTATCTCTTATAAAGTGTGCCTGTGGTATGGACTATAAACTTATAAAATTTTGTGTTGATTCAGGAACAAAAGGCATAGTTATTGAAGGTATGGGCAGCGGAAATATACCACCAGGTATGCTTCCCGGGATCGATTATGCTATAAATCGAAATATACCTATAATTCTAGTTTCAAGATGCATAACCGGAAAAGTTTCTGACAGCTATGGATATAAAGGAGGAGGAAAAGATCTTACTAATAGAGGAGTGATTCTAGGCGGCAACCTTAATGGACAAAAGGCCAGAATAAAACTCATGGCAGCACTTGGATTTACTAATGATTTATGCGAAATAAAAAAAATATTTAAGCAAAACTACTATAAATAA
- a CDS encoding ABC transporter ATP-binding protein yields MFIEIRNLTFKYRNSQQKTLKDVSFNVQKGEILSILGESGGGKSTILRLIAGLETPLSGSIIVDNKIMFDSNTLVIPEKRGVGMVFQDYALFPHMKVDDNIKFGLTNLNKKEKDVRVLEMLKLVNLQDFSSRYPHELSGGQQQRVAIARALAPKPSVLLLDEPFSNLDTDLKSKIREELKSILNQAGITSIFVTHDREDVKSIADKVVTLKEGEILKSGKLEEVL; encoded by the coding sequence ATGTTTATAGAAATACGTAATTTAACTTTTAAGTATAGAAATTCACAACAAAAGACACTTAAGGATGTCAGTTTCAATGTGCAAAAGGGTGAAATACTTTCTATTCTAGGGGAGAGCGGCGGAGGCAAGAGTACAATTCTAAGGTTAATAGCAGGACTGGAGACACCTTTAAGTGGCAGCATTATTGTAGATAATAAAATTATGTTTGATAGTAATACTCTTGTTATACCTGAAAAACGAGGGGTAGGTATGGTATTTCAAGATTACGCTCTTTTCCCACATATGAAAGTAGATGATAATATCAAATTTGGACTTACTAATCTTAACAAGAAGGAAAAGGATGTTAGAGTTTTAGAAATGTTAAAACTTGTTAACTTACAGGATTTTAGCAGTCGATATCCACATGAACTAAGCGGTGGTCAGCAGCAAAGAGTTGCCATTGCAAGAGCTTTAGCTCCAAAGCCATCAGTACTTTTATTGGATGAACCCTTTAGTAATTTGGATACGGATTTAAAGAGTAAAATCAGGGAAGAATTAAAATCAATATTAAATCAAGCAGGCATAACGTCTATTTTTGTAACTCATGATAGAGAGGATGTTAAGAGCATAGCAGATAAAGTAGTTACTTTGAAAGAAGGAGAAATTTTAAAATCAGGGAAACTTGAAGAAGTTTTGTGA
- a CDS encoding C40 family peptidase, whose protein sequence is MNKRILSAVLALGVVLTMNVRALAEPSLDEQLNSSQQQYNQEQSTLNEAQKKVSDIELKIEMLDDEIQKNMIEIDNVKGKISKTEADINNAQKSIKRAEQDIKAEKELYNKRMRAMYINGSGGYINILLDSKGVSDLISKVETIKSIAEFNDKIISNLNERRQAVQEKKDKFARDKEKLIVLKSDSEKKLSDLNNKKTQQQPLIAEAKAQQNSAAELSASTKSQIDAIKQRIASAKAAEQAAANASQNNSSNNANSEANRSTNITANNNSNTNVSINRGGSLPASTGGSVSNDSVIAYASSFLGTPYVWGGTSPSPGFDCSGFTQYVYKKFGVSVGRTTYDQIKDGVGVSRDQLKPGDLVFFGTYSNPHHMGMYVGDGMYIHAPHTGDVVKISPLNRSDYLTARRVK, encoded by the coding sequence TTGAACAAGAGAATATTATCTGCTGTTCTGGCTTTGGGTGTAGTACTTACAATGAATGTTAGAGCTTTAGCGGAACCATCCTTAGATGAGCAATTAAATTCATCACAGCAGCAATATAATCAAGAACAAAGCACGTTAAATGAAGCACAAAAAAAGGTCAGTGATATAGAATTAAAGATAGAAATGCTGGATGACGAAATTCAGAAGAATATGATTGAAATTGATAATGTTAAGGGTAAAATAAGTAAAACAGAGGCAGACATAAATAATGCACAAAAAAGCATTAAGAGAGCTGAACAAGATATAAAGGCTGAAAAAGAACTCTATAATAAGAGAATGAGAGCTATGTATATTAATGGCAGCGGTGGATATATAAATATTCTATTGGATTCTAAAGGAGTGAGTGATCTTATTTCAAAGGTGGAAACGATAAAGAGTATAGCTGAATTTAACGACAAAATAATATCAAATTTGAACGAAAGAAGACAAGCTGTACAGGAGAAAAAAGATAAATTTGCACGTGATAAAGAAAAATTAATTGTTTTAAAAAGTGATAGTGAGAAAAAGTTAAGTGATTTAAATAATAAAAAAACACAGCAGCAGCCACTTATTGCAGAGGCTAAAGCACAGCAGAATTCAGCAGCTGAATTAAGTGCATCTACAAAATCTCAAATTGATGCAATAAAGCAAAGAATTGCATCTGCTAAAGCGGCTGAACAGGCGGCTGCAAATGCAAGTCAAAATAATAGTTCAAATAATGCAAATAGTGAAGCAAATAGATCTACGAATATTACTGCCAATAACAATTCAAATACAAATGTTAGTATAAATAGAGGAGGATCATTACCAGCAAGTACTGGCGGATCTGTTTCAAATGATTCAGTTATAGCATATGCATCAAGTTTTTTAGGTACACCATACGTATGGGGAGGTACATCTCCAAGCCCTGGTTTTGATTGTTCTGGATTTACCCAATATGTATATAAAAAATTTGGCGTATCGGTTGGCAGGACTACATATGATCAAATAAAAGATGGAGTAGGAGTGTCAAGAGATCAGCTTAAGCCAGGAGATTTAGTTTTCTTTGGGACATACTCTAATCCACATCATATGGGGATGTATGTAGGAGATGGCATGTATATACATGCACCACATACAGGAGATGTGGTTAAAATATCACCTCTAAATAGAAGTGATTATTTAACAGCTAGAAGAGTAAAATAA
- a CDS encoding secondary thiamine-phosphate synthase enzyme YjbQ, with protein MKCEIKTNKNQEFINITNLVRDAVRKNDVNDGIVTVFVPHTTAGITINENADPDVVTDMLSSLNRRFPVEDGYLHREGNSHAHIKASLMGSSCSVIVENGKLMLGTWQGIYFCEFDGPRRRNIYVNIIRG; from the coding sequence TTGAAATGTGAGATAAAAACTAATAAAAATCAGGAATTTATTAATATAACAAATTTGGTTAGAGATGCTGTAAGAAAAAATGATGTTAATGATGGTATTGTTACTGTATTTGTTCCTCATACCACTGCAGGAATAACTATAAATGAAAATGCTGATCCGGATGTAGTGACAGATATGCTATCATCTCTAAATAGAAGATTTCCAGTTGAAGATGGATATTTACATAGAGAAGGAAATTCTCATGCACATATAAAGGCGTCACTCATGGGATCATCTTGCAGTGTGATTGTAGAAAATGGTAAATTAATGCTTGGCACCTGGCAGGGAATTTATTTTTGTGAATTTGATGGACCAAGAAGAAGAAATATTTATGTAAATATAATAAGAGGGTAA
- a CDS encoding M48 family metallopeptidase — translation MILKFIYAGKEIEFEVIFSKRKTMEISINPNGDIKVRSPVGISEEVIIEQMRVKATWIVKKLYQLKHRRIKSLIRKFVNEEIFMYLGKEYFLYIDRNPNVLKPEVSLVDDKIIVTIDNKNEENIRKIMELWYREKAKQEIIKRINFYQKFFDKVPLEVKIKEQKRRWGSCTYRDSLLFNWRCVMAREDVLDYIVVHEMCHMVQKNHSKQYWDLVHSILPDYKKRHQWLKDNTLKMDF, via the coding sequence ATGATACTAAAATTTATTTATGCTGGAAAAGAAATAGAGTTTGAAGTGATTTTTAGTAAGAGAAAGACCATGGAAATATCTATAAATCCAAATGGAGATATTAAAGTTAGATCACCTGTAGGAATCTCGGAAGAAGTAATAATAGAACAAATGAGAGTAAAGGCCACTTGGATTGTTAAAAAACTTTATCAGTTGAAACATAGGAGAATTAAGTCTTTAATTAGAAAATTTGTTAATGAAGAAATATTCATGTATTTGGGAAAAGAATATTTTTTATACATAGATAGGAACCCCAATGTACTTAAACCAGAAGTTAGCCTGGTTGATGATAAAATTATAGTTACTATTGATAATAAAAATGAAGAAAATATAAGAAAAATTATGGAGCTTTGGTATAGAGAAAAAGCAAAACAAGAGATAATCAAGAGAATTAATTTTTATCAGAAATTTTTTGATAAAGTTCCTCTAGAAGTTAAGATAAAAGAGCAAAAGAGGAGATGGGGGAGCTGTACATATAGAGATTCACTTCTTTTTAATTGGAGATGTGTTATGGCTAGAGAAGATGTTTTGGATTATATAGTAGTTCATGAAATGTGTCATATGGTTCAAAAAAACCATTCAAAACAGTATTGGGATTTAGTACATTCCATTTTACCAGATTATAAGAAAAGGCATCAATGGCTTAAAGATAATACTTTGAAGATGGATTTTTAA